GTTCGTCCAAAACAATATTCCAGTCCGTCCAGCAGGACATCCAATTATTCAGGTTGCCCATAATGTCATGGCCATAACGTTCGCCCGTATTCCAGGAGCCGAGATGAACGCCGCCTTCCTGACAACCTTCGCTGAAGAACAGCTTCTTGTCAGGGAAGCGGTCATGTACAGCAGACAGTGCTTCAAAGTGATCACCGGAGTACCAGTGGAAACAAATGCCCCAGATATACTTGGAAGCAGCTTCGTCTTCAAAAGCAGCTTTTGCCCGGTCATATACCCGTTCCTTGTTATGATCCCAAATTAATACCTTCACATGAGACAAGTTAGCTTGCTCCAAGGCAGGACCGAGATAATCTCTGACAAAGTCCTTCTCTTCTTCAGCTGTATACACACAAGAATCCCAAATTTGAACGGCTTTGGCTTCGTTCTGTACGCTAACTGCCCAGATATCAATACCCTCGGCGGCATAAGCCTGAATGTACTTCACGAACATGTCGGCCCAAGCTTGTCTGTACTCGGGTTTTAGCTTCCCGCCATTATTCATTTGACCATTTGTTTTCATCCATGCTGGCGGGCTCCATGGGGACGAGAAGAGGCGGAAGTCCTCACCGCTTAATGCTGCCGCCCGTTGAATCAACGGGATAATAGCCTCATGATCTCTTGAGATATTGAAATTACGCAGCTCTGCGTTTTCTTCCTCAACATAGGCATAGTTACCTAACGAGAAATCACAGCTCTGGATGTGTGAGCGGCATAGCGTATAGCCAATTCCGTGCTCGGGATGGAAGTATGCATCGATGATTTCTTTTTGTTTAGCTTCACTAAGCTTTGCGATGGTTACAGCTGACGCCTCGGTGAGAGCTCCGCCAAAGCCTTCGATTTCCTGATATTCCAGATCCTCATAAATATTAATCAGTTCCATTTCTTTTTCAGCAGAATCAGGACTGAACGATATAGACGTTTTTTCGGTTAAGCGGTCCTCAGTATCTTTTGCGGTTTGGATGACGCGAACAATGCCTTCATTCATAGCGGTTAATAACCTCCTACAATATATTTCTATTTCATTATAGAAGGAGAATGGCCTATCTTTGAAGAAACAATATGGCTAAGAACCTCAACAATCTGGTCATAACCGTATTAAGAAAAGAGGATCAACTATGGAAATTAACCCTATTCATATACATCTCACCGCCTTTATGCGGCATAATCAACCGTTTCGGCATTTATTCCGGGAAGGTCTAGATACCTATATTATCCGGTTGCAAGCGGAAGGGGAGTGTGAAGCACTGATCGATGGGGAGATGGTTAACGTTCAGCCCGGTGACCTGCTGTTATTCCGACCCGGGGAAGTGTATGATTTAAGAATCGGAGAGAAAGTAAGTCCCTTAGGGTTAAGTGCGGACTATTATGTAATGTGCACAGGAGAATGGATAGATGGCTGGTGGAATAAGAGGGTAAGATCTAAGAAAGTAAGAATTACCGATGACGGTCGGCTTCAAAGCATATGGCAGCAGCTAATTCTGGAGAAAAGAAGGCTGGACGGCGGGAATAAGGATATTGTGGAGGCTTTATTTAAGGCGTTGTGCTTGCTGCTAGACCGGGCCATTGAAGAGGCTCCCTCAACTTCCTCTGCCCCCTTACTGTTGGCTTTTAAGATGAAGAGCTTTGTTGAGGAGCATGCTACGTCTGTCTTCAGGCTGGAGGATGTTGCCGGCCACGCCGGTATTAGTGTTACAAGAGCCGTGCATCTATTCAAAGCTCAGTTCGGGTACTCTATTATGCAATATGCGGGGCAGATTCGTCTCGCCTTGGCTTTGCAACTTATGGACAAAAGCAACTATACGTTGGAGCGGATTGCAGAGGAAACCGGCTTTGGAAGCTATACTTATTTCCACAGAGTATTCAGAGATCGGTATGGAGTAGCACCCGGCGCATACCGTAGGAGAGGGTGATTCACAGTTTCCAATAAAATAAAAAGGCCCGCTGCACATAAAGAATGTGACCGCAGGCCTGAGTTTAATTTAGCATCTGGGTAAAGTTTATCTTGTGCTTTCCAGCAGTAGTTGAGGCTCACTGTTCCGGATGAAATCCATGACCTTGTCAAAAATAATACGGTGTCCCTCTTTGTTGGGATGTATACCGTCCATGCAAATGAACTTCGTGAAATCCGGCTGCTGAAGGAAGGCGCCTCTGACGTCTATAATCTTAGTCTTAGTGCTTTCCGCTACCTTAATGATTGTGGAGTTGTACCGTTCCTGCCACCAATAAATCTTAGTGACACTTCCGAGCCACTTCAAAATATTCACTTCCGACACCGGATTGTTCTGGCTGACCCATTTGAAATAGCTGTCGGCGTTCAGTGGGGGTAGGCTCATAAGAATAGGCATGATCTGCTGATTTCTGAGGAAATCAATCATGTCTAACAGCATCTTTTCAAAAGCAGGGAAGTCGGTCTTGGGGTTATGCTCAGCTTCAGGATTATCGGCAATCTCTCCCCAATGGAAATCACAATCATTCCCGCCGAACTCAATTAGAACCACATCAGGCTTTTCCTTAAGGACATCTCTTTTAAGATTCCCTAAGCCTTTCATCAGGGTGTTGCCGAATTTAGCTGTATTGCGCAGTGCTCCATTTAGCTTATTCTGTAAGAGAGAAACGTAATTCTCTTCCAAGATGACATACCTGCTTCGGTCTTCATCATAAATGACACCTTTGGAGATCGAATCTCCGCTGACTATGTATTTGAGCTCTGTATTTACAGACATCTTGCTATCGGCATCGCCGTTCATATTCATTACCTCACCTCGGGTGCTTCTATATTCTTATAATCAGTTTAATCTATTTAGGTAAGGATTACATCTATGGAGGGGAAAACCATGAAAAATAACGATACAAATAGTCCTGTGAATCTCAATGTGGACAGTATTCAATACAGCAAGGAAAATGAGGAGCTTGTAAAAAGCGGATTTTGGGCTAAAACAAAGAAATTCGCAGGAAAGGTTCCGTTTACGAGGGATGCCGTTGCCATGTATTATTGTGCGATGGATGCCAGAACCCCTTTGTGGGCCAAAGGAATAGCTTTCGGTGCACTAGCTTACTTTATTACACCTATAGATGCCATCCCGGATGCCCTCATTGCTATGGGATTCACGGATGATGCCGCTGTAATAATGGCTGGGTTCAGAGCGATTTCGAGCCAAGTCAAGGACGAACATCTGGATAAAGCCGAGATGTTTTTCAAATAGGACGACGATAAGACCGGGGAGCTGCCCCGGTTTTTTTGATGGGGAGAGGTAAATCTGTAAAACAAGCAAGTTTATCCGTAATCCAGTCATGGTGTATCCGTGTGGGAAACGTTCTAATGGAGGTAGGACATTAACTGAGAAAATTTAAGGAGGATTATTAATCATGTCTGAACATGTTCAACGTTTTTCCTCAATTGCCGAAGAACTTAATCCGGAAATCTACCAACATAAGTTATATCCTAAGCATCTGGTGCAGATCGTCAGCGATGATCAAGTCATCCATGGATGGAGGGCTGAGCAGCTACAGGCTTCGGACGAACTGTCTAATTTAGTGCTTGGAAAGGGAGAAGAAGTGATTCTGGATTTCGGTGACCATACCGTTGGCAGGTTGTCTCTGCATATCAAACCCGTGGGAAGTCCGCCGGATGCTCCTTTATACCTTAAGGTGACCTTTGGGGAAATGCCGGTGGAAATGGCTGTTCCTTTCTCTGAATATGAAGGTTGGCTTAGCCGCTCCTGGTTGCAAGAGGAAGCCTATCATGTGGATGTATTACCTGCTGTGCTTCATATGGAGAGAAGATACAGTTTCCGTTATGTGAAGCTTCAGGTTATTGATACCTCTGTTAAATACAAGGTGAGCTTCGAACAGGTTTACTGTACTGCAGTAACTTCAGCGGATCAGAGTCAACTGCAGCCCTTAGAGCATGAAGATCCTGAATTGATGGCCATTGACGCGGTCAGTATCAAAACACTAGAGGATTGCATGCAGGAGGTTTTCGAGGACGGACCGAAACGGGACCGGAGGTTATGGCTTGGAGATTTGCGGCTTCAAGCACTCGCCAATTACGAAACCTTCAAGAACAATGGTTTGGTTAAACGTTGTCTCTATCTGTTTGCTGCATTTCCTAATGACAAAGGTCTTATCACCGCAAATTTGTTCATGAAGCCGGTGATCATTCCTGATGATACTTACCTCTTTGACTATTCGCTTATCTTTGTTGCAACATTACATGATTACTATCAAGCGACCGGAGATTTGAAAACATTACAGGAGTTATGGCCGACGGCCTATCGCCAGATCGAGCTATCATTGGAAAAGCTAGATGAACGGAGTGTTTTACAAGATGAAAATACCTGGTGGTCCTTTATTGATTGGCATCAGGAACTGAATAAACAAACGGCTTCACAAGCCGTTCTAATCTATAATATGAAGCTGGGTTTGGTCCTAGCCGAATGTCTCGGTGATCAGAAACAGGACTTGCTGAGGGCACAAATGGATAAGATCCAATCGGCATCTTTGGAGCATCTATGGAGTGATGAGCTGGGGTTTTTTGTGAGCGGCAGGGAGGAGCAGGTCTCATGTGCTTCGCAAATTTGGATGGTACTTGCAGGGGTAGTGGAGAATGAGAAAGCGAAAGATCTTCTGCTTCGTATGCTCGATGAGAAATCTGCACTTCCGCTAACTACACCCTATATGGTTCATCATCTGATTGAGGCTCTAATTCAAGTTGGGGAGCGGGAACGGGCGGTTGGAGAAATGAAAAGTTATTGGGGCAGCATGATAAAAGACGGAGCGGATACCTTCTGGGAGTTATATGATCCCAACAACAAGAACTTTTCACCGTATGGAAGCTATTTGATCAATAGCTATTGTCATGCCTGGAGCTGTACACCGACTTATTTTATACGTAAATACGAGTTGTAAATCTCTAGTAATTATAAAGAAAAGCCTGAAATTCTCTACTCAGAGATTCAGGCTTTTGTTCTGTAGATCACGGTATTGGGCCGGAGTGCATCTATAGTATTCAGCGAATTTTTTATAGAAAAAACTTAGGCTTTCATACCCGACTTCTGCAGAAATTTCATCTATAGTTTTATGGCTATGAGCTAGCATCGACCCCGCAAGGTTCATGCGCTGGGACTGAACCCATTCTACAAACGTTTTGCCGGTGTTTTTTTTAAGCAGATTGCCCAGATAGTTGGGGTTGAAATTGAATTCGGCGGCGAGACTCTTAAGGGTACATTGGTTATAGTTTCTCTCGATGTATTTCAGCACGGTTATTAACTCTGTTTTCTTGGAATGCCGAGGTGAATTGTAATAAGTGCTGCCATATACCCGCATTAGCTCCGTAAATACGATCAGACAGTAACTGCTAATCATTTCTTGGGAATACTCCGTCGGATCAAAAAATTCGCACATCATATTTCGAATCATATAATGCAGATTTTCATTGCCCTCGGATTGAAAAACAATAAACCGATCATGATTTGTATTCATGGAGATGGCATTAATTAAGAAATCGGTAACGATACCTGAAGAATATACACCGGGCCTTTATCAAAAAAAAGATGCTCAGGCATTCGAGGATAGTTTTCTCCTGTTTGCACCTTGAACTCGTTACCACCAAACTCATTGATATTCTGCAGCGTCTCTTTCTGTACGGTTTCGATGGGGTCCAACTGCTGCAAATATTGATCCAGTGTATGATGATTCATGTCATTACCCCTCACGTCTTGCGCTGATGAAGCTTGTTCATCCGTTTGTAGTCTATTATAGTGCCCGTGGAGGATTAGGGAAAGTTCATTAAGTCGTTACTTTTGCATATATGATAAAAAACAACGCCAACCCGCCTACTAATAAATAATTAGGGACATCGAATAACAAGTTAACCGCGAACAAAACTCCAAGTAGCGCTAATAAGAACACAAAATGATAGAGCTCCAGCTGCTGCTCTTTAACTCTGAATTTGTGGAAAACAAAGGTCGTAGAAAAAAAGTACAGCACTACAGATCCATAAATAAACGTCACAATAAATAGATTCTTCAGCTGTTCCAAGAATAATAATTGAATAGAAGCCGCAAGCATACTCATCGCCAGAAATATGAATAAATGACCATAGATAATGGCTTGCCCGGCTGTTTGTTTCGTCTTGTCGACCTTCTTTTCTACATTGTCAAAATACTGCCACCACATCGCTATGATTAGCACAAAGGTTATGGCTGCGAATAGAATAGAGTGCCAGGTCCAGGTGCTCGACTGTAACACGGCTAGGATACTTATCACGGATTCTCCAAGAAGAATCAATGTAAACAAAGCGAAGCGTTCTAACAAATGATGAGTATTTACGGGGGTTTTCTTCAAGATCCGTCTTCCGACTATGGGTACCATAATATCGGCAATAATTCCGGCGTACAAAATGGTGTAACGAAGCCATGAATCAAAAAATAGCGACGTACAAGAGATGGCTATGCCCACCCAAAAATAAGTTCCCAGATAACGCGCTGTGGCTTGATTGTGGCCATGTTCTTTTTGGTGAACAGAAAGATATTGAAGAGCGGTCATACTTCTTAGACCTACATAACCCACAAGGAATGAAATATAGTATTGATCAAATTCTACCGATAAGCTAGCCGTCATAATGAGTGCGAAAAATAATTGAAGAATTAAATAGATCCGATGCTTTAGGATGTCCTGTCCAAAACGGTTCATAAATAGGGTCTGGCCTGCCCAAGCCCACCATATGGGAATGAAGATTAACACAAATTTCGCCAAGTATTCAAAAGGAATTACACCATGCTCTACATGGACGAGGACATGACTTGCTTTAGAAACAGCGGCTACAAATAGTAAATCATAAAAAAGCTCCAACCAAGTTACTTTCTTTGGTGCCATGTAATTACCTCCCGGGACGGCGTAGATTAAAATAATATTTCGTGATTTTGTAACAAAGATAGGGCTAATATCCTTAATTTTAACCTCAAAATTGATATTTTTGTGATTTTTTTTATATTATTTATGAAATCGCTACATTCTTCCCCGTTCGGGAAAGCTGATATAAAGGTCAGATGGTTCTGTAGCATCATCTGATTTTCAACTCTCTGTGATTGTCTATATTACAGTAGGACGAAATAACATCTAATTAATTGTTGTGTATGGCCCTGCTTTAAAAATAGACAACATTAATCTATTATTAATCATATGTTCAGTGAACCATCTAACTTAATTCGTGTTACGAAAGGGAGTTACAAAGCGTGGATAAATCGACAACGACTCAGCAAGATATCCTGTCTGCTATGAATTTCAGACATGCCACTAAAGAATTTAACAGCAGCAAGAAAATCACAGATTCCGACTTTCAGTTTATTCTAGAAACCGGACGTCTGTCTCCGAGCTCCTTTGGCTTTGAGCCATGGAGGTTTGTTGTTGTGCAAAACCAAGAGATTCGGGAGAAGCTGCGCCCTTACGCTTCGGGAGCCCAAAAGCAGCTAGCAACTGCGAGTCACTTTGTACTTATTTTATCAAGGCTTCCAAAAGATATGGTCGCGAACTCTGATTATATCAAGAACATGATGGAGAATGTTCAAGAGCTGCCTGCGGAAGTCGTCCTGGCTAAAGGTACAACTTATGATAAGTTCTTAAGAACCGGCTTTAGATTACAAGAGAATGAGCGAGTTATGTTTGAGTGGAGCTGCCGGCAAACGTATTTGGCACTAGGCAATATGATGACCGCCGCTGCCCTAATAGGCATTGACTCCTGCCCTATGGAAGGCTTTGAGAGGGACAACATTGAAAAGGTTCTAATCGAAGAAGGAATAATGGACCCCGAGCATTTCGGAATCTCCTGTATGGTGGCTTTTGGATATCGTCAGTATGAACCCGGAAAGAAAACACGGCAATCGGCGGACCAAGTTATACAGTGGGTGTAATAAAAAAATGTAAAATGATGGTAATCTAAAGCATTGTCAAAAGGGGAGCATTTCATATATTGTTGAAAAATGGTGCAAATATCCAGTGCTGTTATTTTGACAGGGGAAGTGAAGCTTTTGAAAAAGATACTATATAGCTGTGTTGCTATCTTATCTGTAGTAGGGTTTATAATCTATGGCTTTATCAGTGCTCCCAAGGTCATACATGTGAATCAACAGATTGAAGTTACTGCGTACAAAGTGGAGGATCGCAGCTTTTCTAAGAAGGTTTTGATCTCTTTATCGGGTGTATTTGATGAGAAGTCGGAAAGCTATCTTGGTAAATTAACAGTGAACGGGAAGGAATATATGAACTGTAGTTTGGATCCAAAGTTCGCTATGGTACAGTGTTCTGAGGTTGGGAATGAGAAACCGCCGCGTGACCATCTGGGTATGGTAGTCGCTAACGAAGATTTCAGCAAATGGAGTCTCAAGGTAGGACCGTCAGACCAAAATGAGAATAACTTATATACAGTACTAAACCAAGGTTCTACAACTACAGATGATATCATTCTAAGTATACCAGACACAGATAGAGACTCTTCACTGAGGGCCTTTGATGAATTAATGCAACACCATGTCGTGGAATTAAAACAGAGTTTTAAATAGGAAGTGTCCTTGCGTCCATGTTTGTAAATCACTTCAACGGGTAACTATAACTAAGGAACAACAAAACGCAGCCCGTATGAAGGAGGATGTAACATGTCAGATCAAACTCAAAATGAAGCTGATATTCGGAACAAAGCAAATAAAGATGGAGACTCATTGGCAGAAATGAAGAAAATGAAAAACGGTGTGGACATTGAGCCGGAAGCCGATGAATGGACAGCCAAACCCGCACCTACTGCACATCCAGACCCGATCCCGAATAATAAGGATATTTAAATGAAATGTATGATAGAGACCGCCCCTTTATAAGGCGGTCTGTTTTTTAATTTGTTTCGGGATAGTGCTTCATGTAAAGTAAGAGAAAACTTACTTCTACATAGGAGAGTGGACCATGTCGAGCGAAAATGTGCTGCAAGAGCTTTTGAAGTTGGAAGAAGAAATCGTATTTTCCCGTTTCACGAACGA
Above is a window of Paenibacillus wynnii DNA encoding:
- a CDS encoding glycoside hydrolase family 30 protein: MNEGIVRVIQTAKDTEDRLTEKTSISFSPDSAEKEMELINIYEDLEYQEIEGFGGALTEASAVTIAKLSEAKQKEIIDAYFHPEHGIGYTLCRSHIQSCDFSLGNYAYVEEENAELRNFNISRDHEAIIPLIQRAAALSGEDFRLFSSPWSPPAWMKTNGQMNNGGKLKPEYRQAWADMFVKYIQAYAAEGIDIWAVSVQNEAKAVQIWDSCVYTAEEEKDFVRDYLGPALEQANLSHVKVLIWDHNKERVYDRAKAAFEDEAASKYIWGICFHWYSGDHFEALSAVHDRFPDKKLFFSEGCQEGGVHLGSWNTGERYGHDIMGNLNNWMSCWTDWNIVLDEQGGPNHVGNYCDAPIIGDTQKDEVIFESSFYYIGHFSKFIRPGAKRIGSSKYTDKLETTAFRNIDGTIAVIVMNRTESKLPFTLSYRGQLAEHSIPAHAIQTLLFQ
- a CDS encoding helix-turn-helix domain-containing protein produces the protein MEINPIHIHLTAFMRHNQPFRHLFREGLDTYIIRLQAEGECEALIDGEMVNVQPGDLLLFRPGEVYDLRIGEKVSPLGLSADYYVMCTGEWIDGWWNKRVRSKKVRITDDGRLQSIWQQLILEKRRLDGGNKDIVEALFKALCLLLDRAIEEAPSTSSAPLLLAFKMKSFVEEHATSVFRLEDVAGHAGISVTRAVHLFKAQFGYSIMQYAGQIRLALALQLMDKSNYTLERIAEETGFGSYTYFHRVFRDRYGVAPGAYRRRG
- a CDS encoding SGNH/GDSL hydrolase family protein, with amino-acid sequence MNMNGDADSKMSVNTELKYIVSGDSISKGVIYDEDRSRYVILEENYVSLLQNKLNGALRNTAKFGNTLMKGLGNLKRDVLKEKPDVVLIEFGGNDCDFHWGEIADNPEAEHNPKTDFPAFEKMLLDMIDFLRNQQIMPILMSLPPLNADSYFKWVSQNNPVSEVNILKWLGSVTKIYWWQERYNSTIIKVAESTKTKIIDVRGAFLQQPDFTKFICMDGIHPNKEGHRIIFDKVMDFIRNSEPQLLLESTR
- a CDS encoding YkvA family protein, which translates into the protein MKNNDTNSPVNLNVDSIQYSKENEELVKSGFWAKTKKFAGKVPFTRDAVAMYYCAMDARTPLWAKGIAFGALAYFITPIDAIPDALIAMGFTDDAAVIMAGFRAISSQVKDEHLDKAEMFFK
- a CDS encoding family 78 glycoside hydrolase catalytic domain encodes the protein MSEHVQRFSSIAEELNPEIYQHKLYPKHLVQIVSDDQVIHGWRAEQLQASDELSNLVLGKGEEVILDFGDHTVGRLSLHIKPVGSPPDAPLYLKVTFGEMPVEMAVPFSEYEGWLSRSWLQEEAYHVDVLPAVLHMERRYSFRYVKLQVIDTSVKYKVSFEQVYCTAVTSADQSQLQPLEHEDPELMAIDAVSIKTLEDCMQEVFEDGPKRDRRLWLGDLRLQALANYETFKNNGLVKRCLYLFAAFPNDKGLITANLFMKPVIIPDDTYLFDYSLIFVATLHDYYQATGDLKTLQELWPTAYRQIELSLEKLDERSVLQDENTWWSFIDWHQELNKQTASQAVLIYNMKLGLVLAECLGDQKQDLLRAQMDKIQSASLEHLWSDELGFFVSGREEQVSCASQIWMVLAGVVENEKAKDLLLRMLDEKSALPLTTPYMVHHLIEALIQVGERERAVGEMKSYWGSMIKDGADTFWELYDPNNKNFSPYGSYLINSYCHAWSCTPTYFIRKYEL
- a CDS encoding helix-turn-helix transcriptional regulator, with amino-acid sequence MNTNHDRFIVFQSEGNENLHYMIRNMMCEFFDPTEYSQEMISSYCLIVFTELMRVYGSTYYNSPRHSKKTELITVLKYIERNYNQCTLKSLAAEFNFNPNYLGNLLKKNTGKTFVEWVQSQRMNLAGSMLAHSHKTIDEISAEVGYESLSFFYKKFAEYYRCTPAQYRDLQNKSLNL
- a CDS encoding low temperature requirement protein A, which encodes MAPKKVTWLELFYDLLFVAAVSKASHVLVHVEHGVIPFEYLAKFVLIFIPIWWAWAGQTLFMNRFGQDILKHRIYLILQLFFALIMTASLSVEFDQYYISFLVGYVGLRSMTALQYLSVHQKEHGHNQATARYLGTYFWVGIAISCTSLFFDSWLRYTILYAGIIADIMVPIVGRRILKKTPVNTHHLLERFALFTLILLGESVISILAVLQSSTWTWHSILFAAITFVLIIAMWWQYFDNVEKKVDKTKQTAGQAIIYGHLFIFLAMSMLAASIQLLFLEQLKNLFIVTFIYGSVVLYFFSTTFVFHKFRVKEQQLELYHFVFLLALLGVLFAVNLLFDVPNYLLVGGLALFFIIYAKVTT
- a CDS encoding NAD(P)H-dependent oxidoreductase, translating into MDKSTTTQQDILSAMNFRHATKEFNSSKKITDSDFQFILETGRLSPSSFGFEPWRFVVVQNQEIREKLRPYASGAQKQLATASHFVLILSRLPKDMVANSDYIKNMMENVQELPAEVVLAKGTTYDKFLRTGFRLQENERVMFEWSCRQTYLALGNMMTAAALIGIDSCPMEGFERDNIEKVLIEEGIMDPEHFGISCMVAFGYRQYEPGKKTRQSADQVIQWV